In Actinomadura citrea, a single window of DNA contains:
- a CDS encoding CocE/NonD family hydrolase, with translation MAPWDRLPVPPIRLPRLRGLVPYTVERGLRVTMPDGVTLLADRYVPVGVERPPTILVRTPYGRRGPAALANGLLFVPFGFQLVVQSARGTSGSGGDFDPLGSERADGLVTVEWLKRQPWFHGTFATFGPSYLGYAAWAIAAEAGPELRAMSLQITASTFRDAAYVGGSFALESTLTWTGLTHRQQRRLGMLTAPLTSRRRALRAARSGRPLSELDVLAGGEPMRFYQDLLAGHGTANGYWDTRDFSATVGEVAAPATLLGGWYDVFLPWMVRDYLALRAAGHAPYLTIGPWWHTDARHGLPAIRESLAWFRAHLQGDPSGLRRDPVRVYVTGAREWRHYRDWPPPGTRRARWHLHAGGGLGEDGPREAPPSTYRFDPARPTPALGGPTLLGSSRPVDNRPLERRPDVLVFTSPPLTADLDVIGPVGADLFVRSDREHTDFVVRLCDVSPDGTSRNVCEGGLRLPAAAAGPVGTGGVRRLAVDLWPAGHRFERGHRVRVHVTSGAHPKVAVNPGTGEPLATTATAMVTARQEVLHDPDHPSAIILPLAERPPEATTPPRGEDAP, from the coding sequence ATGGCGCCTTGGGACCGACTGCCCGTCCCGCCGATCAGGCTGCCCCGGCTTCGGGGCCTCGTCCCCTACACCGTCGAGCGGGGCCTGCGGGTGACCATGCCGGACGGCGTCACACTCCTCGCCGACCGGTACGTCCCGGTGGGGGTCGAGCGGCCCCCCACCATCCTCGTCAGGACCCCCTACGGGCGGCGCGGGCCCGCCGCCCTCGCCAACGGCCTGCTGTTCGTCCCGTTCGGTTTCCAGCTCGTCGTGCAGAGCGCACGCGGGACCTCCGGGTCCGGCGGCGACTTCGATCCGCTCGGCAGCGAGCGCGCCGACGGGCTCGTCACCGTCGAGTGGCTGAAGCGCCAGCCCTGGTTCCACGGCACGTTCGCCACGTTCGGGCCGAGCTACCTCGGGTACGCGGCCTGGGCGATCGCCGCCGAGGCCGGGCCCGAGCTGAGGGCGATGTCCCTGCAGATCACCGCGTCCACGTTCCGGGACGCCGCCTACGTGGGCGGGTCGTTCGCGCTGGAGTCCACGCTCACCTGGACCGGTCTCACGCACCGGCAGCAGCGGCGGCTCGGCATGCTGACCGCGCCGCTGACGTCGCGGCGCCGCGCCCTGCGCGCCGCCCGCTCCGGCCGCCCGCTGTCCGAGCTGGACGTGCTCGCCGGCGGCGAGCCCATGCGCTTCTACCAGGACCTGCTCGCGGGCCACGGGACCGCGAACGGCTACTGGGACACCCGCGACTTCAGCGCCACCGTGGGCGAGGTCGCCGCGCCCGCCACCCTGCTCGGCGGTTGGTACGACGTGTTCCTGCCCTGGATGGTCAGGGACTACCTGGCGCTGCGCGCCGCCGGGCACGCCCCGTACCTGACGATCGGCCCCTGGTGGCACACCGACGCGCGCCACGGCCTGCCGGCGATCCGCGAGTCGCTCGCCTGGTTCCGCGCCCACCTGCAGGGCGACCCGTCCGGGCTGCGCCGCGACCCCGTCCGCGTCTACGTCACCGGGGCCCGCGAGTGGCGGCACTACCGCGACTGGCCGCCGCCGGGCACGCGGCGGGCGCGCTGGCACCTGCACGCCGGCGGCGGCCTCGGCGAGGACGGCCCCCGCGAGGCCCCGCCGAGCACCTACCGCTTCGACCCCGCCCGCCCGACGCCCGCGCTCGGCGGCCCCACCCTGCTCGGCAGTTCCCGCCCCGTCGACAACCGCCCCCTGGAGCGGCGCCCGGACGTGCTGGTCTTCACCTCACCGCCGCTCACCGCCGACCTGGACGTCATCGGCCCGGTCGGCGCCGACCTGTTCGTCCGCTCCGACCGCGAGCACACCGACTTCGTGGTCCGGCTGTGCGACGTCTCCCCGGACGGGACGTCCCGCAACGTCTGCGAGGGCGGCCTGCGCCTGCCCGCCGCCGCGGCCGGCCCCGTCGGGACCGGCGGCGTGCGGCGCCTGGCCGTCGACCTGTGGCCCGCGGGCCACCGGTTCGAGCGCGGCCACCGCGTCCGCGTCCACGTCACGAGCGGCGCCCATCCGAAGGTCGCCGTCAACCCCGGCACCGGCGAGCCCCTGGCCACCACCGCGACGGCGATGGTCACCGCCCGCCAGGAGGTCCTCCACGACCCCGACCACCCCTCCGCGATCATCCTTCCCCTGGCCGAACGCCCTCCCGAGGCCACGACCCCGCCCCGCGGCGAAGACGCCCCCTAA